In Oceanispirochaeta sp., the genomic window GATTTCCCTGTTATTGAGTATTCAAGTTCATTTGTGAGCCCTGCTATCTCATACACGGTTGTTCCCTTCACTACCTTCGTTCCGGTCGTGCCTCCGGGATTCCAGGACAAAAGAAGATGTGCGTAATCACTGTCATCCGGCTCACTCCAGCTGAGGCTGATTTTTTCGGCTCCAGCGCTTATCACAGTCAAAACAGTGTCTGATGGTGCGATTGTGTCTGATGGGTCTGGCGGTGTCGTTGGGTCTGTTGGAGTAGGGGGGTCTGAAAGGAGGTCATCATCATCTTTTGAATTAAGACTGCAGCCGAATAAAAGGAGAGTGAAAATTATTGATATGAGAACTGCTTTATTAAACACTGGTATACTCCTTTGCTCTATTTAAGAAAAGGATACTCCAGCAGCTGATATCACACATCACCCGAAAGTACTAGAAGGGGTTATTTAAAGTTCATTATTCCCCATTCTGACCGGTTTCTATGTGGTTTATGGCATTCATCAACTCTATTTTATTATTAATCCCCAGCTTGTTGTAAAAGTTAGTGATGTGGCTCTTCACGGTATTTTCGCTAATATCCAGTTCGCTTGAAATCTCTGCATAGGTCAAGCCGGTGATCAGCAGTTGAATCACCTCCACCTCCCGCCGGGTCAGTTTATAGAATATCTGGAGAGAGTTGATTGATTTGACCCTGTTCACCCTCATCAGATATCCCATGTTGTCATCAAAGGAGTCTTTTACCTGTTCCAGTACAACGTCATAGACGGTGGTCATGCTCCCTAGGCGGAAGGGAAACCGGAACCGGGCTATCTGGCGTCTGTCCTGCATGATGTCATCAACCAGAGAGTTTTCCTGGTGCTTATGACCGAACAAGTCGAGTAAGTGGGGCTCTTCGGATAGGACTTTATAGAAAAAGGCATCACCGGTCTTATTGAACCAGTTGATGCTTCCATCGGGATTAAACAGGACCACAATGTCATCAATGGAATTCAGGATTTCCATGGTCACCGTATAGGGTGATATTTCCAGCATCCTGTATTTCAGGATGACATAAAATAAGCCTGCGATCCATAAAAGTGTCAATGCTGGAGTTGGAGTCGGGACTTTTAAGAATCCCGCAATATAATCACCCAGAATGGTAATAAGAATGGTAAAAAGTCCAGAGCTAATGATAATCCGGACCTCCATTTTTACTCGATTCAATGTTGATTTCCGTGACCAGAGAATCAGCAGGACAACACTGATGATGTTGTATGAATTGGCCAGGATATGGAGGCCAACATACCAGAATCCCGCCGGGAATGAGGTATAAATACTATTATATACCCAATTCTGATAGATAAAGACGGCCGGTATGACCATGATTAATCCAAAAAATAGTCGCCTTTTTCTATTAGACTTGAATCTTTCTGTTAAAAAGATAAAAAAACGGAGTATAAAAATTTCATAAATCAAAGCTGCCGTGTATTCGAGTTTTATAAAAAAAGTATGATGCGACTGATTCTGAGTGTAGGACAAATAAAACGAGGTGAACGCCCACAGGGCAAAGCAGAAACAAAAATAAGCAAAATTACGATGAAGAGGAGAGGAAGGTTTTATTCTGAAAATAATGATGCCAAGAGTCAGATAAATAGTAAATGAAATGCAGGAAATGATAGAAAATATCAACATTTGCTCACACTCCAGGATAAATGATTTATTGATTATTTATACCATATTTGATCCTGGAATTCTAATCCTGAGGAAACAATTTCCGTCCTGTCCTACTTCAGGCTCAGAATATTTTGTTCATCTTTCTTCAACATGACTGGTTTTGTCCCAATTTTTATATTTAAAGAACCATCCGCTTTGAAGCTTATGCTCTCCTTGGATGGATCATAAATAATATGAACCAGTATCCCCTTATGTATCAGTGAGAAGGAGACCTTTCCCCAATCCTTCGGGAAATCAGGATTAAAGAACAAGCCATCGGCGGTGATCTCCATATCTGCAAACCCATAGAGCAATGCGATCCTTGCCCCTGCCATAGCTGCCAGATGAATCCCGTTATCTGTATTTCCTTCTCTGTTTTCCAGATCGAGGAACAGATTCTTTCTGAAATGATTTTCTGCTTCTTCCTGCCTGCCCGCTAGAGCCGCTGCAGCAGACTGGACTGCTGAGGTCAGGGAAGAATCTCCACTGGTGAGAGGGGCATAATAGTCGTAATTAGAGGCAAAGACCTTTTTGCTGAAATACTGCTTCTGGAGGAGGAGGCCCATGATAACATCAGGTTGTTTCATCACACGATGTCTGTAAATCTTGAGTGGATGATAGTGGAGGAGAAGAGGCCTGTTTTCCAGGGGTGTATTCTCCCAGTCCCAGAGACTTTTTTCCAGAAAAGAATCATCCTGCTTGTAGATATCTGAGTCCTCCATTTTGGGGAGATAAAATGCATGTGATATATCCTGCCAGGATTTAATTTCAGAGTTGTTCAGATCCAGCTGATCCATAAGGTTCTTTGTAAATTCTGGAAACTCATCCTGCAGCTCCAGGGCAATGGCATAGGCATAGCTTAAATGTTCCCTTGCCATAAGGTTTGTATAGAAGTTGTTGTTGACAAGAGCAGTATATTCATCTGGTCCTGTGACACAGTGAAGGCTGTATCCTTTTCCGGAGACTTCAACAGCATAGGCCGCCCAGAAACGGGCTGTCTCAAAGAGCATTTCTGCTCCGCCTTTCAGTAGAATGTCCCTTTCTCCACTGTTATCCAGAAAGCTTTTCATTCCCCAGATAATATCAGCATTAATATGAAACTGAGCTGTCCCTGCTGGAAAAAATGCGGAACATTCTTTTCCGTTAATTGTACGCCAGGGGTAGAGGGCTCCTGCTTCCGAAAGTTCTTCAGCTCTCTCCCGGGCTTCTTTCAGATGAGAGATCCGGTATTCAACAAGAGTCCTTGCTCTCCGGGGATCTATATTGTTGAGTGCTCCCTGTAAATAAACATCCGCATCCCAGAAATAATGGCC contains:
- a CDS encoding glycosyl hydrolase family 65 protein yields the protein MNYDNSLWIINRGFKNSLLKPELKTLLFSGNGFLGVQANAPGSSQTSGTFINGFYETTPITYGEKAYGYPALQQVMIPLVDVLNWDISQKIDSEYRRLDLSEGTVELDMLRGIRSTRRLGSGSNGSSLEVLEEVVTSLVHADLLYSRITLKGQGQYRITRRIGPPSRESDESSDPRKMESLGNELFKKSDHIPTPRGCHIEETSKFSTLSYRCTLVLDEFTRGGVESNQFETFFQDIDLKETSEASKMLTARFQTGGSEGFPPDKASEVSENTKNLSWHQICADQENYLMDFWEKADIKIEGKPEYTRALRFNSYGLLQSTGIDPSRSGAAKGLSSGGYNGHYFWDADVYLQGALNNIDPRRARTLVEYRISHLKEARERAEELSEAGALYPWRTINGKECSAFFPAGTAQFHINADIIWGMKSFLDNSGERDILLKGGAEMLFETARFWAAYAVEVSGKGYSLHCVTGPDEYTALVNNNFYTNLMAREHLSYAYAIALELQDEFPEFTKNLMDQLDLNNSEIKSWQDISHAFYLPKMEDSDIYKQDDSFLEKSLWDWENTPLENRPLLLHYHPLKIYRHRVMKQPDVIMGLLLQKQYFSKKVFASNYDYYAPLTSGDSSLTSAVQSAAAALAGRQEEAENHFRKNLFLDLENREGNTDNGIHLAAMAGARIALLYGFADMEITADGLFFNPDFPKDWGKVSFSLIHKGILVHIIYDPSKESISFKADGSLNIKIGTKPVMLKKDEQNILSLK
- a CDS encoding LuxR C-terminal-related transcriptional regulator; the encoded protein is MLIFSIISCISFTIYLTLGIIIFRIKPSSPLHRNFAYFCFCFALWAFTSFYLSYTQNQSHHTFFIKLEYTAALIYEIFILRFFIFLTERFKSNRKRRLFFGLIMVIPAVFIYQNWVYNSIYTSFPAGFWYVGLHILANSYNIISVVLLILWSRKSTLNRVKMEVRIIISSGLFTILITILGDYIAGFLKVPTPTPALTLLWIAGLFYVILKYRMLEISPYTVTMEILNSIDDIVVLFNPDGSINWFNKTGDAFFYKVLSEEPHLLDLFGHKHQENSLVDDIMQDRRQIARFRFPFRLGSMTTVYDVVLEQVKDSFDDNMGYLMRVNRVKSINSLQIFYKLTRREVEVIQLLITGLTYAEISSELDISENTVKSHITNFYNKLGINNKIELMNAINHIETGQNGE